The nucleotide window ACCACCTTCGCCGATAACGATGCAAACAACAGGTACTGTTAACCCTGCCATTTCAAATAAATTTCGCGCAATCGCTTCACTTTGTCCACGTTCTTCGCCGGCCTTACCAGGGTACGCACCTTTCGTATCAATAAAACAAATGATAGGTCGCTTAAATTTCTCCGCTTGCTTCATCAAACGCAATGCTTTACGGTATCCCTCAGGATGAGGCATGCCAAAATTGCGGCGGATATTTTCTTTGGTGTCTTTACCGCGCTGATGACCAATAACGGTCACCGGCAACCCTTTATATTTTGCAATACCACCAACGATGGCCGCATCATCGCCATACAATCGATCGCCATGACACTCAAAAAAGTTTGTGAACAATCGTTCAATATAATCCAATGTAGTCGGTCGTTCCGGATGGCGAGCAATTTGGACTCTATCCCAAACACCCATGTTGCTGTAAATCTCATTTTCCAAGTTTTCAAGTTTGGCTTCTAATATACGAATTTCTCCACTAAAATCCATACTGCTGTTTTTCGTATATTCTTTTAACTCCCGAATTTTGCTCCGTAGCTGTGATATAGGTTTCTCAAACTCTAGCTCTGCCATATCGTCGTTTCCTCCCCTTGGTGAAGCTCCACAACTTTGCGCAAGGTCTCCCGCATCTCCAAACGATTGATAACTGCATCTAATTGCCCATGATCCAGTAAAAATTCTGCAGTTTGAAAATCTTCCGGTAGTTCTTCGCGTACAGTTTGCTCAATTACACGGCGACCAGCAAAGCCAATCAGTGCACCTGGCTCCGCAAAATTATAATCACCGAGTGAAGCAAAGCTCGCTGACACCCCTCCAGTAGTTGGGTGTGTCATAACTGAGATAATAAGGCCGCCTTCTTCGCTATATCGTTTTAATGCTACGCTCGTTTTCGCCATTTGCATTAAGCTCAAAATGCCTTCCTGCATGCGAGCTCCGCCTGAAGCAGTAAAAATAATGAAAGGAACATGAAGCTCTCTCGCTTTTTCCACTGCTCTTGCGATTTTTTCTCCTACAACGGAACCCATACTTCCCATACGGAAACGAGCGTCCATAACAGCTACAACAACTAACATATCGTCAATGGTACCTTCACCTGTAACAACAGCTTCGTTTAAATTGGTTTTCTTTCGGTCGCCTTCCAGCTTTTCCTCGTAACCAGGAAAATGAAGAGGATTTACTGAAATCATCTCTTTGTCATATTCGCGAAACGTACCTTCATCAAGCAAGCTTTCCAAACGCTCATACGCATTCATTTGATGATGATGTCCACAGTTGATACAAACCTTTAAGTTTTTTAAAAGTTCTTTTGTATACATGATTTTTTTACAGCTCGGACATTTGGTCATCACGCCGTCTGGCACGTCTTTTCTCATTTGTTCTGAAGGAACAGCCGCGTATTTCTTTTTCTTTAAGAATAGATCTCTTAGCATATTAACCCCCTCCTTTAGGAACGCCGCCTGCATGGGAATAACCCGTGACAAGCTAACTTTTATCTATACTTTACTCGTAGTGAGATACGATATTTGTCATAACGTGTCACAGTTGTCTCGACAAATTTAGAGCATCATGTAAGCGTAGCGCCTCCGCTTCGTCACGCTTTTTGATGGCTTCATACAATTGTATATATAATTCACGCGTAGGCGCCTTTTCTAGATGAGCAGCATACTCACTAACAATAAACCAAATACGATATAACAGGTGATTATCCGTACGCTTAAAAGCATCCTTCCAGAAGGCATGTTCATTTTCGAAATCTGGATTGCTCCATTCGTTTTCTTTTTGACACAACAATCGAACAGCATCCTGTTCAACTAAGCGCTTTACTTGAAGCAAATCGCCTTTTGTTTTCTCATCCTGCAACACAAAGCGCGCAATCAATTGAACGATCCCGTGCTCATAGTTTCTAATAAACGTTCCTTCGCCGCGTCGCGTTTCAATCAGTCCAACAAGTTCAAGAGCCCGAAGTGCTTCTCTTACAGATGACCTGCCAACATTCAAACGAACGCTTAAATCTCTTTCAGAAGGAAGGCGGTCACCGGCCACCAATCCATCTTCTTCCATAATCATACGAATTTGTTGAACAATCTCAAGATATACCTTAGACTGCGCTGTCAATACACATTCCTCACTTACTTGCCGATTATGGCTAAGTCTCTTGTTTTTTGGGCTACTTCTTCTGGATCCACTTTACGTCTTGCCACCCCAGTTTCCATGGCTGCTTTTGCAACATAGGCAGCTACTTGTGGTGCGACGCGTGGATCGAACGGTCTTGGAATAATATAATCCGCTGTCAACTCTTCATCAGAGACAAGCTCCGCAATAGCTTGTACAGCAGCTATTTTCATATCTTCGTTAATTTGCGTTGCGTGCGTATCAAGCGCACCACGGAAGATTCCTGGAAATGCTAATACATTGTTTACTTGGTTCGGGAAATCCGAACGCCCTGTGCCAACTACCGCAGCGCCTGCTGCTTTCGCTTCTGCTGGCATAATTTCTGGATTGGGGTTTGCCATAGCAAAAATGATTGCATTTTCGTTCATTGTGCGAATCATTTCTTGCGTTAACGCACCTTCTACAGATACACCGATAAATACATCCGCACCTTTGATTACATCTTCTAAAGTACCTTGTAGACGATCACGGTTCGTATATTTTGCTATCTCATCTTTAACAGCATTCATGCCTTGTGTACGTCCTTCATAGATAGCACCCTTTGTATCGCACATAATAATGTCGCGTACACCATAGTGGTATAAAAGTTTCATAATTGCGATTCCGGCTGCACCAGCACCGTTTGCGACAACTTTAATATTCTTCATTTGTTTACCGACAAGCTTTAATGCATTCACCAGACCCGCTACTGTTACAATTGCAGTACCGTGCTGGTCATCATGGAAGATTGGTATATTTGTTTCTTTCTTCAAACGCTCTTCAATGATAAAGCAATTTGGTGCTGCGATGTCCTCTAGGTTCACACCGCCAAATGTTGGCTCCAATAACTTCACGGTTTCAACAATTTTATCTACATCGTTTGTATTTAGTGCTAAAGGAAATGCGTCTACACCCGCGAAGCTTTTAAACAATACTGCTTTTCCTTCCATAACGGGCAGTGATGCTTCCGGGCCAATGTTTCCTAGACCAAGCACAGCTGTACCGTCAGTTACTACCGCTACCATATTGCCCTTCATTGTATATTCATATACTTTTGTTTTATCATCGTAAATCGCTTTACACGGCTCCGCTACACCCGGAGAATACGCAAGACTTAAATCTTTTGCGTTTTCTACTTTTACTTTTGATACTGTTTCTAGTTTTCCTTGATGCACTCTATGCATGTGAAGTGCTTCTTCACGAAGTGTTGACAAACCATCCACTCTCCTCAATATCTTTTATTGCCTCGATTGTTCTTTAGTGGTCTGACCACAAGTGCTACTTTTTACTATACGAGATATTCGAAAAAAAATCCATCATTATTTGCACACAACATTTTTTTCACCCGCGATTTTCTTAAGCGCTTGTAAACATTCTTCACTTGGCTGAACAAAAAGCATACGTGATAATTGTATCATTTTATGTTCTTTTTCATAATAAATTAAAGTTTTCGCATAGCCGGGATAGTGATAAGCATTGGTCATGACTTCCTGTTGCATACGTTTATCAGCTTCAGATGGCAGTTTGATATACACCACACTTTCTCTATGCCGTTCATACGCATCAGGTTCGTCTAATTTATACAACCCTGTAACCACCCATTGCTTTTTCCCATTCCTCACACCGAGCGTACACTCTATTAGCATCAATTGATTTTCCATAATTTGATGACCAAACAGCAAGTATGTGTCCGGGAACATCACTGCCTCCACTTCTGTTTCATCACCTAATGTCAAAAAGGCCATCTTCTGCAGATTTTTTGTTCGGATGATATTACTTCTTGTAATGAACGCTATGACACGAAAGGATTTCTTCGTCTCCTCTGACGCTTTTTGGAGAGAAGGCAAGCGAAGATCTTCAATTAACTTCTTGTAAGGCGTAATAGGAGACGCTGATATATAAAAGCCGATTACCTCTTTTTCTCGCTGTAGCATTTCCATAAAATTGGGCTCTATCGCCTCTTTATATATTGGTTTCGGAATCAATTCCTCGTCCAAAAACACGCTCTCTTCAGCAGGTCTCACGAGTTCCCTATATTCAAGGGCTGTATCCAAACTCGCAAGTAAGGTACTGCGAGATGCAAATTCATCAAAGCATCCGGCATAAATAAACGTCTCTAAGTTGCGACGTGCCACAACGCGTGATGGTAGCCGTACACAGAAGTCAAATAAATCCCTATACCTCCCTTTCTGTCTCTCTTCTATTATTTCTTTGACCGTGGCGCCCCCTATATTTCGAATTGCAAGCAAACTGTATCTAATACTTCCTTGTTCTGGTTCAAATCGATACCCACTGCTTTGAATAGAAGGGGGTAAAATTGGGATTCCCTTGCGCTTCGCTTCATTCACATACTGCGCCAACTTTTCCTCATTACCGATTGCACTTGACAATAGCGCCGCCATAAAAGCGAGCGGATAGTTAGCCTTCAGGTACGCAAGCTGATAAGAAATCATACTATATGCTGCAGCATGGCTACGATTGAACCCATAATCTGCAAAACGGACAATCAAATCATATATTTCATTGGCTGCTTGTTCCTCATAACCATTTTGTAAGCAGCCCTGTACAAAATGACGGCGCTCTTCGTCTAAAATATCACGTTTCTTTTTACTGACAGCACGCCGCAATAAATCGGCTTCTCCGAGAGAAAATCCCGCAATTTGCGAAGCAATTTGCATAATCTGCTCCTGATATACAATCACGCCATATGTTCGCTTTAAAATGGGCTCTAAATGGGGATGTATATAATGAATCTTATGGCGGCCGTGCTTAGCCTCAATAAAATTTGGAATTTGCTCCATAGGTCCTGGCCGGTACAACGCATTGACAGCTATAAGATCTTCAAAGGCATTTGGTCGTAAGTTCTTTAATACATTTCGCATGCCTTGTGACTCAAGCTGAAATACGCCTGTCGTGTCTCCTTCTCCAAGTAAACGAAATGTGTTTTCATCATCAAGCGGTAGTTCCTGTAGATAAATGTCCTTTTTTTCTGTACGCTTTATGTAGCGAATTACATTCTCAAGCACAGTAAGATTACGGAGCCCAAGAAAATCCATTTTCAACATACCAATTCCTTCAAGTGCTTCTGCTGGATACTGCGTAATATACACTTCATGCCCTTCTTGAATAGCTACATGTTCAGTTAGCGGTTCATCGCTAACAATCACACCCGCTGCGTGCACAGATGTATGACGTGGCAACCCCTCAGCCTGCCGGGCAAGCTCAAATATACGTTCATATAGAGGTGTACTGTGGACGTATTCTCGCAATCTTTCTGATTGATGATAAGCAGACTCCAAACTCGTTCCTGGCTTGGATGGAATGGCTTTTGAAAAGCGATCGATTTCTTTTGGGTCCAGCCCGTGCGCTCTTGCAATATCACGTACAGCCGCCTTAGCTGCCAACGTACCGAACGTAACAATTTGAGCAACATGAAGTTTTCCGTATTTATTTGCCACGTAGCGAATGATTTCATCTCGGCGAATATCCGGGAAGTCAATATCAATATCTGGCAATGTGATACGCTCTGGATTTAAAAAACGCTCAAATAGCAGGTCATACGCAATGGGATCAATATCGGTAATCTGTAGCACATACGAGACAAGAGAGCCTGCTGCAGAGCCTCGCCCCGGTCCCGTTAAGATATTTTGTTTATGCGCGTATTGCATAAAATCCCATACGATTAAGAAATAATCGCTAAAGCCCATGCGTGCAATAACTTCTAATTCATGATGCAAACGTTCATGATAACGCGCATCCGCATGTGGACAGCGCTTTAGCAGGGCCTGTTCGCAAAGACTGCGTAAATAGTGATCTGCTGTTTCTGCAACTGGTACTGGAAACTTCGGTAAGCGCTGCACACCAAGTTCAATTTCAACTTCACACTTTGCAGCAATTTCCGTTGTGTTTACAAGGGCTTCTGGCATATCACGAAACAGCTTTTCCATTTCCTCTGGTGATTTTAGCCAATATTCCTCAGACTCCATTCGCGTGCGCTTTTCGTCAGTAACAAGTACACCTTCCTCAATACAAAGCAAACAATCGTGCAACGAAGCCTCTGACTTATGAACATAACGCACATCGTTTAATGCCACTAATGGAACGCCTGCTTCCAAATGCAATTGATATAATCTTGCCTGCAACCACTGCTCCTGTATCAAATCATGATTTTGGATGCTCAGATAAAAAGATGAAAACATAGATTTATACTGCTGGACAGTCTCAAGCGCTTCTTGTTCTTGACGGTTCAATAGCTTTTGTTCAATTTCCCCTTGTTGTCCTGGAGAAATGGCAATAATTCCTTCGGCATAGCGAGATAACCATTGCTTGGGAATACCTTCTTTTGCTTTTGTCATAATACTGCTGGAGATTTTAATTAAATTTCGATAGCCAATTTCATTCTCCGCTAGCAGCACAAGCGGATATGAAGTATTTCCTCCCAAAACAGAAGCTGTTAAACCAATAATGGGCTTGATACCCTCTTTCTTACAAGCTTTATAAAATGGAATAACGCCGTACATGACATTTTCATCTGTAATGGCCAGCGCCTCCATACCTAGTTCTTTTGCACGCTTTACTACTTGTTCAATCGCGCATGTACTTTTTAATAAACTGTATACGGTTTGACACTGTAAATGTACAAAATTCACTCGTACGCCCTCACTTTTTAGTCTTTGTTTTCATTATAAGAGTCGACTTCGGGTAAATCAAAACATACTCCTTGTCCCTTGGCCATATATATGAATAGAATGGCTATGCTAAAGCCTGATGTTGTCAATCAAAAAACGAACTTTCAAGAGCCAAAAAATACTGTCCGTTTAGATAGGAGAGAAGAACGAACATATCATTGCGGTCAGTGCTGAAAAAAAGCATATGCCTAGTAAACTATAGTGATTTGCATGCACTTTGTTATTTACATATGCTATTCACACTTACATAAGTAAGGGAGGAGAAGTATGGAGGTTAAACAAACATTTTTATCACTGCTTGTTACTAGCTATTTTATTGCATTTGGTGTAATGCTAGGCGGTTCTTTAATCGGCGGGCTAGGTTCATTTCTGATGGGGCAGCCTCCTTTGACAATGATTGCACGTTTTGCAGATACATTGCGGATTTGGGCGCTAATAGCCGCTATTGGCGGTACCTTTGATACCTTTTACAGTTTAGAACGCGGCTTATTTCAAGGTGAAATTCAACATGTATTTCGCCAAGGTTTATTAATTTTATTTGCTGCAGGGGGCATGCAGACTGGCTTAACAGTCATTAAATGGTTAACGGATGAGCACGTATGAGAATACCACCGCTCTATCGCTCCCCCTTATGGCGCGTTGCATTTGCAAGTATGGCAATCGGCGGCATCATCAGCTGGGGCATTTTTTTATTTGTGTACGGTGAACTACAAGAGAAGCAGCAGCGACTTTTATTGATGCGCCAAAATGAAATCAATCAGTTAGAAAAGGCATATCACCATCTAATGGAAGACAAACAAAGAAGTAATGAGGAAATAAGAAAAACACTAACAGTACAAGATATACAGATTGAGATTATCAATCATGATGAGGTACATTTGGATAGCTTGGCTGTTCACAGCCTCACAACCGATATTAAAGGAGAGCTACAAAATCTATTAAACAAGAGCGTTGCCACAGTTGCTGATCATAAAGAGCTATTGTCTAAAGCAATTGAAAACAAAATATACAAACGCGATGAATTCTTATATCGCTTTGAGGTCCGTACGATTTACTTTGATACAACACTGGACATCTCCTTAAAAATAAGGCGAGCTTGATGCACAAGCTCGCTTATTTTTAGTATCCTTCGCAAAGAGCTGTGAGTTCAGCTACTACACGGTCTGCTTCGTCCCATGAATACACTGTCGCGCCGGAAGCTAGCGGGTGCCCACCGCCGTTGTACTTCATAGCTAACGTATTAATTACAATTCCTTTTGAACGCAAGCGTACACGAATGGAATCTTCCTCTTCCAAAAACAATACCCATGCTTTCAACCCGTCGATATTTCCTAGTATACTTACTACACCTGAAGCTTCTGAAGGCTTTACATCAAATTGTCGTAATACATCACGTGTAATTTTAACAAATGCGGCACCTTGTTCGTTCATCTCAAAGTTTTGCAAAATATATCCGTTCAATTTAGCCAAACGAGGGCTTGTTTTATACATTTCTTCGTATAGGGTCGGAAACGAAACACCCATCTCCGTTAACTCAGATGCATAACGAAGTGTTTTCGCTGATGTACTTGGATAAATAAATCGGCCCGTATCTCCTACAATACCAGCAAAAATAAGGCGAGCTGCCTCTATGCCCATGCGAAGTCCTGACTCCTTACCATGAAGATAGAGCTCATAAATCATCTCACTACAAGAACTTGCCGATGTTTCCACCCATAGCATATCACCATACGGGTCTTCATTTGGATGATGATCAATTTTAATTACATATGCTCCTGTTTTATAACGCTGATCGCACACACGCTCTTGATTTGCCGTATCACATACAATTACAAGCGCTTCTTCATATGTACGGTCATCTATTTGATCCATCACACGCATATAAGATAGTGTTTCTTCATCCTCACCCACCATATAAACACGCTTATCCGGAAACGAATCTTGCAGCATAACACCAAGACCGCATTGCGAGCCAAGTGCGTCAGGATCTGGTCTAACATGACGATGAATAATAATGGTGTCATACTGTCTAATTTTTTCTAAAATTTGCTCTTTCATTTCCTTCCCTCCTTTTTATATCTATCATTATATACGAAAAGACTTCATCTATCAGAATATTTTCGTTAAAATAAGAAGTAATGAACGAAAGACTATTTTTTAGATTGGAAAGAAAAATGGGCGCTATGCTATTGCCATTAGGAATTATAAGAGTCTCGTGTTAGGTATACCTATTCTCTGTATATCTTATCTTATGAGACATCCCCTTCGCCGCACGTAATCCAGCTTTCTTTCTCGTTCAAAAAGAAGATTTGTTTTCCAATTCTATTTCCATTAACCACAAATGGGGGATTATGCATGCTTATTTTCGTATTTTTAATCATCGTTTCATTTGTACTTTATCTATTCTACAAGACAAGATATTTTCGCACACAGCGCCCAATGGAAAAACGTTGGCTGTCAGGAAAATCAGGAATTGCACTAGGGCTCTTTGTCGCATTCTTCGGTTTGAATCAGTTTTTCGTATGGGACACAACAACAAGCCGCGTTGTAGGAGCAATTTTTCTTATCTACGGCGGATTGGTCGCTTACAATGGATTTCGCCAGTATAAGCATTTTCTTCCGCTTGCTATTAAGGAAGCTGAAGAGCTCAAATGAGAAAAAACAAAAGCCGCAAACGCGGCTTTTTCATATGATATTAACGATCAATAAGCTGTACCATCAATAACGCTTTACCAACTACATCACCCTCTTGATATACCTCGACATCGACCTTTCCAAATTTGCGACCAATCTCCATGACCTTCGGCGCGACTTCAATCACTGTATCAATTTGAATAGGTTTAACAAAATAAATGGTCAAATTTTCAACAATTAGATCTCCCTTTTTATAAGAACGAAGTATCCGGTTTGTTGCTTCAGTAACAATTGTTGTAAATACACCGTATGACAGTGTCCCAATTGAGTTTGTCATTTGCGGTGTTACAGAGAAACGATATACATTTTCAGTTTTTGCTTCTTTTGTATTTAAGAATTGATTGGTTACAATATCTTCAATCGTCTCTCCAACCTGCGGCTGGCGCTGAATCATCTGCAGTGCTTGCAATACGTCCTGCCTGCTGATAATACCTTGCAAACGATTGCCTTCATCAACAACCGGCAACAATTCAATGCCTTCCCATACCATCATGCGTGCCGCAGATGCAACAGAAATTTTTCCGCTGACTGTAATCGGACTTTTAGTCATTACCTTTTCGACCAGTGTATGAACTTGCACCCCGATTACATCTTTAGATGTAATCATACCAATTACTTTCATGTTATCATCGACAATCGGATAGCGTCCATGCATCGTTTGCTCATTATAACGATGCCACTCCTCGACTGTATCCTGCGGCTTTAGAAAAATCGTTTCCTCAAGCGGCGTTAAAATGTCCTCTACTAGTACAATTTCTTTTTTGATAAGTTGAT belongs to Ectobacillus sp. JY-23 and includes:
- a CDS encoding DRTGG domain-containing protein, whose product is MATKHNQILEHINSLPVGHKISVRQIAKDLNVSEGTAYRAIKDAENKGYVSTIERVGTIRIEKKKKENIEKLTYAEVVNIVDGQVLGGREGLHKTLNKFVIGAMKLEAMMRYTGAGNLLIIGNRTQAHQLALEAGAAVLITGGFDTEEHVKRLADELKLPIISSSYDTFTVATLINRAIYDQLIKKEIVLVEDILTPLEETIFLKPQDTVEEWHRYNEQTMHGRYPIVDDNMKVIGMITSKDVIGVQVHTLVEKVMTKSPITVSGKISVASAARMMVWEGIELLPVVDEGNRLQGIISRQDVLQALQMIQRQPQVGETIEDIVTNQFLNTKEAKTENVYRFSVTPQMTNSIGTLSYGVFTTIVTEATNRILRSYKKGDLIVENLTIYFVKPIQIDTVIEVAPKVMEIGRKFGKVDVEVYQEGDVVGKALLMVQLIDR
- the dnaE gene encoding DNA polymerase III subunit alpha; this translates as MNFVHLQCQTVYSLLKSTCAIEQVVKRAKELGMEALAITDENVMYGVIPFYKACKKEGIKPIIGLTASVLGGNTSYPLVLLAENEIGYRNLIKISSSIMTKAKEGIPKQWLSRYAEGIIAISPGQQGEIEQKLLNRQEQEALETVQQYKSMFSSFYLSIQNHDLIQEQWLQARLYQLHLEAGVPLVALNDVRYVHKSEASLHDCLLCIEEGVLVTDEKRTRMESEEYWLKSPEEMEKLFRDMPEALVNTTEIAAKCEVEIELGVQRLPKFPVPVAETADHYLRSLCEQALLKRCPHADARYHERLHHELEVIARMGFSDYFLIVWDFMQYAHKQNILTGPGRGSAAGSLVSYVLQITDIDPIAYDLLFERFLNPERITLPDIDIDFPDIRRDEIIRYVANKYGKLHVAQIVTFGTLAAKAAVRDIARAHGLDPKEIDRFSKAIPSKPGTSLESAYHQSERLREYVHSTPLYERIFELARQAEGLPRHTSVHAAGVIVSDEPLTEHVAIQEGHEVYITQYPAEALEGIGMLKMDFLGLRNLTVLENVIRYIKRTEKKDIYLQELPLDDENTFRLLGEGDTTGVFQLESQGMRNVLKNLRPNAFEDLIAVNALYRPGPMEQIPNFIEAKHGRHKIHYIHPHLEPILKRTYGVIVYQEQIMQIASQIAGFSLGEADLLRRAVSKKKRDILDEERRHFVQGCLQNGYEEQAANEIYDLIVRFADYGFNRSHAAAYSMISYQLAYLKANYPLAFMAALLSSAIGNEEKLAQYVNEAKRKGIPILPPSIQSSGYRFEPEQGSIRYSLLAIRNIGGATVKEIIEERQKGRYRDLFDFCVRLPSRVVARRNLETFIYAGCFDEFASRSTLLASLDTALEYRELVRPAEESVFLDEELIPKPIYKEAIEPNFMEMLQREKEVIGFYISASPITPYKKLIEDLRLPSLQKASEETKKSFRVIAFITRSNIIRTKNLQKMAFLTLGDETEVEAVMFPDTYLLFGHQIMENQLMLIECTLGVRNGKKQWVVTGLYKLDEPDAYERHRESVVYIKLPSEADKRMQQEVMTNAYHYPGYAKTLIYYEKEHKMIQLSRMLFVQPSEECLQALKKIAGEKNVVCK
- the ytrI gene encoding sporulation membrane protein YtrI; this encodes MRIPPLYRSPLWRVAFASMAIGGIISWGIFLFVYGELQEKQQRLLLMRQNEINQLEKAYHHLMEDKQRSNEEIRKTLTVQDIQIEIINHDEVHLDSLAVHSLTTDIKGELQNLLNKSVATVADHKELLSKAIENKIYKRDEFLYRFEVRTIYFDTTLDISLKIRRA
- a CDS encoding YtrH family sporulation protein; translated protein: MEVKQTFLSLLVTSYFIAFGVMLGGSLIGGLGSFLMGQPPLTMIARFADTLRIWALIAAIGGTFDTFYSLERGLFQGEIQHVFRQGLLILFAAGGMQTGLTVIKWLTDEHV
- a CDS encoding NADP-dependent malic enzyme codes for the protein MSTLREEALHMHRVHQGKLETVSKVKVENAKDLSLAYSPGVAEPCKAIYDDKTKVYEYTMKGNMVAVVTDGTAVLGLGNIGPEASLPVMEGKAVLFKSFAGVDAFPLALNTNDVDKIVETVKLLEPTFGGVNLEDIAAPNCFIIEERLKKETNIPIFHDDQHGTAIVTVAGLVNALKLVGKQMKNIKVVANGAGAAGIAIMKLLYHYGVRDIIMCDTKGAIYEGRTQGMNAVKDEIAKYTNRDRLQGTLEDVIKGADVFIGVSVEGALTQEMIRTMNENAIIFAMANPNPEIMPAEAKAAGAAVVGTGRSDFPNQVNNVLAFPGIFRGALDTHATQINEDMKIAAVQAIAELVSDEELTADYIIPRPFDPRVAPQVAAYVAKAAMETGVARRKVDPEEVAQKTRDLAIIGK
- the accA gene encoding acetyl-CoA carboxylase carboxyl transferase subunit alpha, encoding MAELEFEKPISQLRSKIRELKEYTKNSSMDFSGEIRILEAKLENLENEIYSNMGVWDRVQIARHPERPTTLDYIERLFTNFFECHGDRLYGDDAAIVGGIAKYKGLPVTVIGHQRGKDTKENIRRNFGMPHPEGYRKALRLMKQAEKFKRPIICFIDTKGAYPGKAGEERGQSEAIARNLFEMAGLTVPVVCIVIGEGGSGGALGLGVGNYVYMLENSTYSVISPEGAAAILWKDASKAKEAAEAMGITASDLKRLDVIDEIIPEVRGGAHRDIPQQALYIDEVLTKALGTLLKMKPEQLIEQRYHKYMKMGESTFSITSMV
- a CDS encoding YtpI family protein — encoded protein: MLIFVFLIIVSFVLYLFYKTRYFRTQRPMEKRWLSGKSGIALGLFVAFFGLNQFFVWDTTTSRVVGAIFLIYGGLVAYNGFRQYKHFLPLAIKEAEELK
- the accD gene encoding acetyl-CoA carboxylase, carboxyltransferase subunit beta, with translation MLRDLFLKKKKYAAVPSEQMRKDVPDGVMTKCPSCKKIMYTKELLKNLKVCINCGHHHQMNAYERLESLLDEGTFREYDKEMISVNPLHFPGYEEKLEGDRKKTNLNEAVVTGEGTIDDMLVVVAVMDARFRMGSMGSVVGEKIARAVEKARELHVPFIIFTASGGARMQEGILSLMQMAKTSVALKRYSEEGGLIISVMTHPTTGGVSASFASLGDYNFAEPGALIGFAGRRVIEQTVREELPEDFQTAEFLLDHGQLDAVINRLEMRETLRKVVELHQGEETTIWQS
- a CDS encoding bifunctional oligoribonuclease/PAP phosphatase NrnA, translating into MKEQILEKIRQYDTIIIHRHVRPDPDALGSQCGLGVMLQDSFPDKRVYMVGEDEETLSYMRVMDQIDDRTYEEALVIVCDTANQERVCDQRYKTGAYVIKIDHHPNEDPYGDMLWVETSASSCSEMIYELYLHGKESGLRMGIEAARLIFAGIVGDTGRFIYPSTSAKTLRYASELTEMGVSFPTLYEEMYKTSPRLAKLNGYILQNFEMNEQGAAFVKITRDVLRQFDVKPSEASGVVSILGNIDGLKAWVLFLEEEDSIRVRLRSKGIVINTLAMKYNGGGHPLASGATVYSWDEADRVVAELTALCEGY
- a CDS encoding FadR/GntR family transcriptional regulator — encoded protein: MTAQSKVYLEIVQQIRMIMEEDGLVAGDRLPSERDLSVRLNVGRSSVREALRALELVGLIETRRGEGTFIRNYEHGIVQLIARFVLQDEKTKGDLLQVKRLVEQDAVRLLCQKENEWSNPDFENEHAFWKDAFKRTDNHLLYRIWFIVSEYAAHLEKAPTRELYIQLYEAIKKRDEAEALRLHDALNLSRQL